The genomic DNA GGCAACAGCAAGCTAAAAACTTAGCCGGTAAAAAGGTCATTGCGTACCATTCTAGCTTTCGTTATCTATTTAATTGGATCGGCATTGAACAAGTGGCCGACCTTGAACCTAAACCCGGTTTAGCGCCGACCAGCAGTCATTTAGCTAAATTACTCACCCGCGCTGAAAAAGGTGATGTGATGGCAGTGATCGTGGCGTCATACCAAGATGAGCGGGGGGCTAAATGGTTAGGTGAACGTGCCAATCTGCCGGTCTTGGTGTTGCCTATTTCTGTGGGGGGCAACGATCAAAGTACCGACTTAATTAGCCTCTATGACAGCTTGCTTACATTATTGAATGGAGTGAAATAACACTATGTTTGATGTTGAGTTACTGTCTATTCTATTGCCTGCGTTAGTGGCAGGACTATTAGTGTTATCAACCCATGTGTTGTTAGGTCAGCAAGTGCTCAAGCGTGGCATTATCTTCATCGATTTGGCTATCGCTCAAGTTGCTGCGTTGGGCGCAATCGTATCGCACATGGATCATAGAGTAGAAGCGTTACCGTTTGCTCATGTGTGGATGCCAGCCTTGTTTGCATTAGCCGGTGCAGGCGTTATCGCTTGGATGGCAAAGCATTTAGTTGGTGAGCTTGAAGCCTTTATTGGTTGCTTTTATGTACTGAGCGCAGTGGCGGCAATGTTGCTACTCGCCAATGATCCTCATGGTGCTGAGTTACTCAAGCAGTTAATGTCTGGTCAAATCTTGTGGGTCAGTTGGTCTCAGTTAGTGTTACCAGCCATGGTTTCAGCGGCTATAATTGGGATTATTATCGTTAAACCACGGGTGTTAGATGGCGGCGGTTTTTACTTTTTATTTGCATTAGTGATTACCTTGTCGGTAGAGTTAGTCGGCGTGTATTTAGTGTTTAGCACGTTAATTTTACCCGCGTTGGCATTAAACAAATATCAAGGTAAAACCAAGCTTGCTTGGGCTTATGGGGTCGGAGTTGTTGGTTATATTGCTGGGCTTGTATTGTCTGCTAGTTATGATTTACCCAGTGGTGCAGCCATTGTTGCGACATTAGCGTTAAGCGCATTGTTGTTTAGAACCTTTCTGAAATTGCGCTCATCGACAGCGGTTGGTCAACCTGCTAATAGCTAATAGCTAACCTGTCATATAAACGAGGTTATTCTGCCCCACATCACAGGGGCAGAGTATTTCAGCTTACATATGTAAACAAAACGTTGAGTCCCTAGACTGGCGTCGTTATACTGTCGCCAATTTTATTGCAGGAGTATGTTGTGCTGCTTATCGCTCGTTTAATTATTCTCGCCGTGCTGTTATTTTTAGCCTTTGTATTTGCAATTGTTATTTGCCTTTTTCGGCCAATGCATCGCGACAATGTACATCTGGTTGCCCGTTTTTTTGGTTCGGTTGCACCGGTATTAGGTATTAAGGTCATTAGACGTGCTCATCCAGTCAGTGCAACATCGCAACCGTGTATTTATTTAGCCAATCATCAAAATAATTTTGATTTATTTACTCATACGTCAGTTGTGCCTAAAGGGACTGTCAGCTTAGGTAAAAAGAGCTTGGTGTGGGTACCCTTATTCGGGCAAATTTATTGGCTATCAGGCAATATCCTTATCGATCGTAACAATCGTCATAGTGCATTTGATACTATGGCTAAAACCGTTGATAAAATGAAGAATAAACTCCTGTCAGTGTGGATATTTCCTGAAGGGACTCGTTCACGTGGTCGTGGATTATTACCATTTAAAGTCGGCGCATTCTATACTGCTGTTGCGGCTCAGGCGACGATAGTGCCAGTATTGGCTTCTTGTCAGAACCACATTAAGCTTAATCGTTGGAACAACGGCGTGGTGATTGTAGAAATGCTTGAGCCGATTGCAACGACAGGCTTAAGCAAGAGTGATGTGAAAGCGTTAAGCGCTAAGGTGCATCAAGTGATGTCAGCGCGTTCGGTTGAATTAAACAAAGAAGCCAAAGCATTAACGCTGCAAGCGAGAGCATAACACGGTTATCGGTCGCCAAAGATCGGCCATAAGCTCGCAACTTGTGTCAGTTTGGGTATAATTGACTAAATTTTTTACCAGTCTTATTTACGGAGTAATCCATGTCTGTTGAGCGTCAGTTAAAAGAACAATTTGCTGAAAATCTCGAAATTGTTGATGCCTTACTTGCTGATGGTTCAGAGCCTGATGCGGAATATACTATTGAGCATCATTTTTCGGCGACTAATTTTGATCGCCTAGAAAAAGCCGCTGTTGATGCCTTTAAGCTTGGTTTTGAAGTGAACGATGCAGAAGAAATGGAACTTGACGATGGCTCAGTTATTTTCTGTTTTGACGCCATTGCCAAGCATAAGTTAGAGGTTCCATTACTGGATAAAGCCTGTGAACAGTTGATTCTATTAGCGGCCAAGCAAAAAGTGGATTATGACGGTTGGGGCACTTTCTTTGTCGGTGATGATGAAGATGAAGACGACGATGAAGACGATGACGATGAAGTAGATGATAAATTTCATTAACAAATCGATTATTTAATAAGATAAAAAAACGCCCATCAATGATGAGCGTTTTTTTTTGGTTATAGGCTATCGTTGATAGGCGATTATTTATAGATAATACTTTTATTACGGCCTTGTTGCTTAGCGACATATAGGGCTTTATCAGCACCAGATAACCAGTTTGAGCTACTGTCTATTGCTGAGTCTAAATCGTTAATCCCTAAACTTACCGTCACTTTTATAAGCCGATTTTCGAATGTCACTTCAGACGCTTCAATGCGTTTTCGTAAACGTTCGGTAAAGTTCAGGGCATCTTCTGCTGTCGTTTTAGATAACACCACCCCAAATTCTTCACCGCCATAACGGCCAGCACAGTCTGTTTCACGTAACGCTTGCGTTAACAAATAGGCAATATGTTGGATCACTTTGTCACCGGCAGGGTGACCATATTCATCGTTAATACGCTTAAAATTATCGATATCAATCATCACCAATGACGCCGCATCACCGTAGCGTGAATAACGATCGAATTCTTTTTCCATGCAGCTTTGCCAATGGCGACGATTATACAATTGGGTTAACCCGTCGATTTGGCTGAGTTGTTCAAGTTGCTCGTTGGCTGATTTTAGTTGCAGTTTGTTGACCGCAATGTCTGTTACATCATAGACAATAATGCTGATATGAGTGATTTGGCCGGTTAATGACGCTAATGGTAATAAGGTAATGTTTTGAAACATAAAATCGGCTCGACCCGTTACTGGACGATAGTTTTTAAATTGGAATACATAGGGACGTTGTTCCCAACTAATAAACGTACGATTTTTAAGTAAAAAAACCGATTCCATTTTTTGTTTTAACCAACTGGCCGGTAAACCTGGAAACTTTTCAAAGAGATTATCACCTTTAATCGAATTGGGTGACACGCCACTGTGGTTTTCCATAAAACCGTTCCAAAGTTGGATGTTATAGTCGCGATCGAGCACCACTAAACCCACCTCGATGGTTTGTACCATATCGATTAGCCAGTGGAGTTCGTTCATCGCACTTTGGTCATTTGACATAAAAAGTATCCAAGGTTAATCGAGTAAATAGCCAAGCTTGTAGTTTAGCGTTGGAATTGAATCCTCAGTAAACAGCAGCAGAAGATCACATTCAATATTGTAATCTTCTATCCGATATTTGATTTCCATCGCCAGTGTTCGTTGCCATTTGTCTGAGTTGTCGTGAATGAGCTCATTGACACTACAGTGTCGGCCAAGTACGACCGGATGTGACTGACTGAATTTCATATCGAGTTGTTCAGAAATGCCATTTAAAAAGGCCCCAATGAGCACATTGCCGGTGTCCATCATCACTTCAATTTCAGTATTAATGTCTTCTGGATTCTCTAATCCCATTAGCTTGGCCATATCTTCAAAGCTTGAGTCATGGAACAGTAGCAGTGCTTCGCCCGCAATTCCTGCGCCAATAAAGCCTTGGCATAGGCCTGAGACGGTTGAATTTCGTTCTGTGGCTTTTAAGGCCATGGTCAATTCACTGACTTCAAGCACATTAACGTTAGGGATAGGTAATACAACAAATACATCAAGAAGCTTAGCGAGTAAGTCTGCTGCTCTGCCCATCGCGACGTTGGCTATTTCTTGGCATGCATCACGCATATCCACTTTCATCATTGGAGTGTCGTTAGCTTTATTGCCCTGGGTAAGGGTTAAAATACCGTACTCTTGAAGAATATGACTGATAGCCTCTGCACTCACGGGTTTTTGAATGAAGTCCAGAGCACCTAAGGCTTTGACCCGTTCGTGAGCCTTAATTTGAATATCACCTGAGACCACAATAATTAATGCAGGTAAATCTTGTTGTTGTACCGCTTGCAGAACTTCGTAGCCATCCATAACCGGCATATTGAGGTCAAGAAAGACAATCTCACCTTTACCTGCGCGAATAACATCAAGGCCTTCTGCGCCATTGGTAGCGTAGCTGATCTCGACATCCCAATCTTTGGGGAGTGTTCTTGCCATTTGTTTTCTAGCGAGTGCTGAATCGTCGCATATTAATATTGGGATGGTCATTGTTGCTGGTTTTCCTTCTTTCGCCTTAATAAAAGAAACTCATGAATGACCCACGAGTGTACAGGCGGGCAGATTATTATAAGAATTTAATACAGCGATTTTAATCTATTGGCGCATTATACGTATTTGCTAATAATATTGGTAACTTAGTTTTAACATTTGCTCGATTGGGTATCATGTTAAATGCTGTATTTCAGCGCCTAACTGCAACTAGGTTGGACTGATTTTATCGTCGGTACATGAGCATACAAGGCTTTATATACCCAAGCCACTCCAACATGCGCGTTTCAGTGCTCCCGTAGGATAACTGAATCAGGCAGTGATTGAAGAGAATGGTTACTGCCTTTTTAATATCACTATTCCTAGGTTCTAGGTCGCTACGCTACTAGGAACTCGCAAGCTCGCCAGAGGGCGGTGCTTCGCTCCTTCTAGGTGCTAGGTTTTAGGTCCTAGGATCTAGAAGCGTAGCGTCCTCGAAGACCGCAGGTCGTCCTAGCAGCCGTAGGCGCCCTATTCCTAGACCCTTGAACTCGGTCACTGGATAACATTTTACTCAAAAAAACCTGGTAATATTTTGACCTGCATCGATTATTGGTCATGTTATTACTATTCGACAGAGAGTACAGATATGTTAGTCTAAAAACTGGACTGACCAGTAAAAGGATGTTTCATGGAACGAGAGTTAATTAAATTCACGGTAGATAATGGTATTGCACATGTTTGCTTGAATCGACCCACTAAGATTAACGCGCTCAATGTTGAGATGTTTACCGCGATTGATAAGGTCATTAAACAGATCCGTGCTAACAAGCAGATTAATGCGGTGATTTTATCCGGCGCCGATGGGAACTTTTGCTCTGGTCTTGATGTGAAAAGTGTGGCTAATTCCCCCACTAATGTACTGAAACTATTATTCAAGTGGTTGCCTGGTAATGCAAACTTAGCACAGCGCGTGTCTTTGGGCTGGCAACGTTTACCTATTCCGGTTATCGCGGTATTAGAGGGTTGTTGTTATGGCGGCGGAACTCAAATTGCCTTGGGCGCCGATATCCGTATTGCGACGCCAAACTGTCAGTTGTCGATAATGGAAGCAAAGTGGGGACTGGTGCCAGATATGGCAGGTCTGGTGGCGTTAAGACAAATAATGCCGAAAGATAAAGCATTAATGTTGACCTATACCGCGGATATTTTAACGGCTGAGCAAGCACTCGATCTAGGCTTGGTGACTCAAATAAGTGACAACGCTTATGAGTGTGCGACCTTGTTAGCGCAAAAAATCATGCTTACTTCACCCGATGCGAACGCTGCGATCAAACGCAGTATTAATCAAAGTTGGACGGCTTCTGTGCGCAGTTTATTAGCGCGAGAGTCGCTGAGTCAAATTCGGTTATTATTGGATAAAAATCGAGTGATAGCAGCGATAAGACAAACCAAAAATCCTGACAAAGCCTATCGCGCCCGCCAATCTTGGTGGTAGCAGAGTGTTGACCGAGATCTTATATTCGCAAATATTATCTACCGATAATGGTTCTGGCGAAGCCTTCGATTTGATCGAGGGCTTCTTCCCAGCCACTGGGGTTGCTTAAATCTAAACTCATCTGATATTGGCGATAATATCGAGCCGATTTAACTTGGTTCAAGTGAAGCCGAGTCGGTGCTTGTTCCATTGAATTAGGATGCGCATCCGATGACTGAATATCGAGGATTGGAATAGACATGGCGACTAATTGTTCTGCAATCGATTTACGCTGACTTTGCGGATCAATTAAATATTCATATTCACGATAAGGGTTGATCAACACCAACATATCAGGCGTGGGAATTTTTTTATCATAAAGTAAATTGGTGATCATGCCTGCACTGTCATCAATCACGATCAGAATTTGGGCTCCTGGAAATAAACCTGTGGTGGAGCTTAACTGATTAAGGGCTTCATTTAGACTAGCTTGTTGAAAATTTCGTAGTTCAAGTAACTGAGATGAATCATATTTTGGTGTGCTTTTATTGCTACTAAGTTGTAACTGTTGGGTACCTGCCTTGGTGATATCTTCAGGTTTTGTGGCATAGTTGGGCCGGTATAGCCCTTTTGCCGGTGTTAAGCTAATACTTGCCCAGCCACGGCTATTAATTGTTGTTCTTAGGTAGCTGGCTAAACCTGCGGCATCAGCATCGGTGTCGGATGCGGCAATAATGGTTACTGAACCGAAGTGTTTTTTGCTCTGCCAAGACCTAACGAGAACTTTACTTTGCTTGCCGTCGATAGTGACAAATTTAATTTCATCAGCAGACAGGTGAGCATATTGTTGCTGCGCCTGTGTGAAGGGCATCGTCGCCAATATGCTTATCGATACGATTAATAACTGACTAAGTCGACCTAGTTGCACGATAACCTCGAGCGAATAACATCATAATATGATTAGCTTAATGTATTTTGGTGGCAAAAAACAATGCCCTGATAAACAGGGCATTGTTGATACAAGATTGTTGCTACAAAATTGTGTAATGCTAACTCACCCCCACGGTTAATCCGAGTGGCGGTGAGCGAGTTGTTATACGTGGCTGACAAGCACCATGCGTATTGCATCAAGTTGTAATTGACTGTTGTCCATGTAGCCCGTTAACTCGACCATTTGGTTGCGAATATGTTCTAACTCGTCTTCGCGAATGTTCGGGTTTACGGCTTTTAGGGCTTCAAGTCTTGCTAATTCACCCGTTAATTGCAGTGTCATTTTGCTGCGAGCATCGATCACCAGTTGCGTTAGCGCTTGTTTTGCATATTCTTCACCTTTGGCGAGTAACGGGTGCAAAATAGGCTGAGAGGCATTCACCAGCTTGCTGGCAATATGACGGTTAATGGCACTTAGCTGCTTGTCAAAACTGGCGTAATCAACTTTATCGGCCATATTTAAGCCATTTTTATCCAGCAATACTCGGATGGGTGTTGGTGGTAAATAACGGTATAGCTGAGTGGCTTTAGGTGCAGAGGCATCGGCCATGTAAATCAATTCTAAAAACAGCGTACCAGCAGGTAATGCCTTATTTTTTAGAACCGCGACACTGGTGGTGCCGGTTTCTGAACCGGTAATTAAATCTAAGCCCGTTTGTACTAAAGGATGCTCTTGGGAGATAAACGCAATGTCGTCACGTGCCAAAGCCGTTTCACGATCAAACGTCACCGTAATACCGTCTTCATTTAATCCAGGATAAGTAGGGAACATCATGTGTTCACTAGGGCGTAAGATGATTGAGTTTTCACCGCGATCTTCTTGATCAACACCAATAATGTCCCATAAGCGGATCACCGACCCGATTAGATGAGTATCATTATCGCTGTCTGCTAACCGCTTGATTAACGCATTGGCACGCTCGCCGCCATGGGAGTTTATCTCTAGCAGTTTATCTCGGCCTTGTTCCATTGCCTGTTTAAGCTCTTTGTAACGATGTTGAGTATGGTTGAGTAATTGGATCATTACCTCTTCATCAGCGTCGCAAAGCACATTGATCAGCTCGTCGGCAAATTCATTGAACAACACATGACCGCTAGGGCAGGTCAGTTCAAATGCGTTCAATCCTTGGTGATACCATCGCATCAATCTTTCTTGCGCAGTACCGCGCAGGTAAGGTAAATGAATTTGGATGTCATTTTGTTGGCCAATACGATCTAAACGGCCAATACGCTGCTCTAATAAGTCAGGATTTAGCGGTAAATCAAACAGAATTAAATGGCTAGCAAACTGGAAGTTACGTCCTTCAGATCCAATTTCAGAACAAATTAATGCTTGGGCGCCGCCGTCTTCTTGAGCAAAGTAAGCGCCGGCTTTATCGCGTTCGATAATCGACATATCTTCATGGAATACCGTAGCTTGAATACCTTCGCGGGTGCGCAGCGCTTCTTCAAGGCTTAATGCGGTTTCTGCTTGGCTAGCAATAATCAGTACTTTTTTACTGCGATGCGATTTTAGAAACTCAATTAACCAGTCTACCCGTGGATCAAACTTCCACCAACTGGCGCTGTCGCTTTCAAAGGCTTGATACAGTTTTTCAGGGCTTAATGCCTGGGCGGCTTTTTCTTTTGGTTGTTTGGCGCTGCCCATCATGGCGTTAACGCGTTCAGCAGTAACGTATTGTGGAGGCATCTCATGAGGGTAAGCATTAAATAAACGTTTCGGAAAGCCTTTCACTGATGCGCGGCTATTTCGATAAAGAACACGGCCTGTACCATGACGGTCGAGTAATTCTTGGAGTAATTCCTGTCGTGCTGCTTGTTGTGCTTCAACGTCAACCTCTGTTGACTGGATTAAGCGAATGCTTGGCTGTATGTCTTTTTCGCTAAGCAATTCGGTTAAACTATTAATGGCACTGTCGGGTAATTTAGTGTCTTTAGTTAATGCTTCAGCCGCTTCTGCTACATCTTTATAGCCTGATTCTTCAGTTAAGAAAGCGTCGTAATCGTAAAAACGATCGGGATCGAGCAGGCGTAAACGAGCAAAGTGACTTTGATGACCCAGTTGGTCTGGTGTTGCGGTTAGTAGCAATACGCCAGGGACCACTTCACTTAAGGCTTCGACGGTTTTATAGGCGCGACTAGGTGCCTCTTCTGACCACTCTAAATGGTGAGCTTCATCGACAACCATTAAGTCCCAATCGGCATCTAAGGCTTGTTCAAGACGCTTTTTCTTACGCAGTAAATCAAGTGAGCAAATGATCAACTGTTCGGTGTAAAAAGGATTGTCATTGTCGGCATAAGCTTCAACGCAACGATCTTCATCAAATACTGAAAAACGCAGATTAAAGCGGCGCAGCATTTCAACTAACCATTGATGGCGGAGTGTGTCTGGCACTATCACCAAAATGCGTTCAGCACGGCCAGTGAGTAATTGCTGATGAATAATTAAGCCAGCCTCAATGGTTTTACCTAAACCGACTTCATCGGCCAGTAGTACGCGCGGGGCGTAACGGCTACCGACTTCATGAGCGATCCACTGTTGATGCGCAATTAAGCCTACTCGTGGGCCTTGCTGGCCGAGTAAGTCTGAGGTGGCTAATTTGTGGCGTAATAACTGACATTGGTAACGCACACCAAAGCGTTCTAAGCGATCAATTTGCCCAGCGAACAAACGGTCTTGGGGTTTATTAAAGCGAATGTTGTGATTCAGCATTGTCTCACGAAGACTGACTTTTTCTTGAGTTTCGCTATGAATACCATGGTAAATCACCAATTGATTTTTTTCTTCAAGCTCTTCAATGGTGATACTCCAACCATCACCGCTTTCAACAGTGTCACCTGGGTTAAAAATAACCCGGGTTAAGGGAGCTTCACTGCGGGAAAACATCCGGTTTTCTCCAGTGGCAGGGAATAGCAGCGTAATCATGCGGCCTTCAACTTGAACGACTGTCCCTAATCCGAGTTCTGACTCGGTATCACTTATCCAGCGTTGACCTAAGGCAAACGACATCTATTACTCTCATTTATTGCGTGAAACAAAAAAGGGGGCGTATGTTAAACCAAACCCATCCAGATTGAAATTCTAGCATTGATTTATCGTTCAGATATTCATTTTTACATCATATTGACATGTTAGCGTCATATTGACGTCATAGTGTGAAACAAAGGCGATAGTGATGATATTGAGTTCTTACTCGACAAGTGGCATATTTTATTGAGGCAAGCATTGCGCATGGCAATGGCCTGTTTTCAAAGAGGCTTTAATTATTCCTTTAATGTTATACGTTTAGCTAAGTGATATTGATAACTTTTCATTG from Shewanella psychromarinicola includes the following:
- a CDS encoding crotonase/enoyl-CoA hydratase family protein, which produces MERELIKFTVDNGIAHVCLNRPTKINALNVEMFTAIDKVIKQIRANKQINAVILSGADGNFCSGLDVKSVANSPTNVLKLLFKWLPGNANLAQRVSLGWQRLPIPVIAVLEGCCYGGGTQIALGADIRIATPNCQLSIMEAKWGLVPDMAGLVALRQIMPKDKALMLTYTADILTAEQALDLGLVTQISDNAYECATLLAQKIMLTSPDANAAIKRSINQSWTASVRSLLARESLSQIRLLLDKNRVIAAIRQTKNPDKAYRARQSWW
- the rraB gene encoding ribonuclease E inhibitor RraB: MSVERQLKEQFAENLEIVDALLADGSEPDAEYTIEHHFSATNFDRLEKAAVDAFKLGFEVNDAEEMELDDGSVIFCFDAIAKHKLEVPLLDKACEQLILLAAKQKVDYDGWGTFFVGDDEDEDDDEDDDDEVDDKFH
- the rapA gene encoding RNA polymerase-associated protein RapA yields the protein MSFALGQRWISDTESELGLGTVVQVEGRMITLLFPATGENRMFSRSEAPLTRVIFNPGDTVESGDGWSITIEELEEKNQLVIYHGIHSETQEKVSLRETMLNHNIRFNKPQDRLFAGQIDRLERFGVRYQCQLLRHKLATSDLLGQQGPRVGLIAHQQWIAHEVGSRYAPRVLLADEVGLGKTIEAGLIIHQQLLTGRAERILVIVPDTLRHQWLVEMLRRFNLRFSVFDEDRCVEAYADNDNPFYTEQLIICSLDLLRKKKRLEQALDADWDLMVVDEAHHLEWSEEAPSRAYKTVEALSEVVPGVLLLTATPDQLGHQSHFARLRLLDPDRFYDYDAFLTEESGYKDVAEAAEALTKDTKLPDSAINSLTELLSEKDIQPSIRLIQSTEVDVEAQQAARQELLQELLDRHGTGRVLYRNSRASVKGFPKRLFNAYPHEMPPQYVTAERVNAMMGSAKQPKEKAAQALSPEKLYQAFESDSASWWKFDPRVDWLIEFLKSHRSKKVLIIASQAETALSLEEALRTREGIQATVFHEDMSIIERDKAGAYFAQEDGGAQALICSEIGSEGRNFQFASHLILFDLPLNPDLLEQRIGRLDRIGQQNDIQIHLPYLRGTAQERLMRWYHQGLNAFELTCPSGHVLFNEFADELINVLCDADEEVMIQLLNHTQHRYKELKQAMEQGRDKLLEINSHGGERANALIKRLADSDNDTHLIGSVIRLWDIIGVDQEDRGENSIILRPSEHMMFPTYPGLNEDGITVTFDRETALARDDIAFISQEHPLVQTGLDLITGSETGTTSVAVLKNKALPAGTLFLELIYMADASAPKATQLYRYLPPTPIRVLLDKNGLNMADKVDYASFDKQLSAINRHIASKLVNASQPILHPLLAKGEEYAKQALTQLVIDARSKMTLQLTGELARLEALKAVNPNIREDELEHIRNQMVELTGYMDNSQLQLDAIRMVLVSHV
- a CDS encoding 1-acylglycerol-3-phosphate O-acyltransferase, with protein sequence MLLIARLIILAVLLFLAFVFAIVICLFRPMHRDNVHLVARFFGSVAPVLGIKVIRRAHPVSATSQPCIYLANHQNNFDLFTHTSVVPKGTVSLGKKSLVWVPLFGQIYWLSGNILIDRNNRHSAFDTMAKTVDKMKNKLLSVWIFPEGTRSRGRGLLPFKVGAFYTAVAAQATIVPVLASCQNHIKLNRWNNGVVIVEMLEPIATTGLSKSDVKALSAKVHQVMSARSVELNKEAKALTLQARA
- a CDS encoding DUF3530 family protein, which codes for MPFTQAQQQYAHLSADEIKFVTIDGKQSKVLVRSWQSKKHFGSVTIIAASDTDADAAGLASYLRTTINSRGWASISLTPAKGLYRPNYATKPEDITKAGTQQLQLSSNKSTPKYDSSQLLELRNFQQASLNEALNQLSSTTGLFPGAQILIVIDDSAGMITNLLYDKKIPTPDMLVLINPYREYEYLIDPQSQRKSIAEQLVAMSIPILDIQSSDAHPNSMEQAPTRLHLNQVKSARYYRQYQMSLDLSNPSGWEEALDQIEGFARTIIGR
- a CDS encoding GGDEF domain-containing protein translates to MSNDQSAMNELHWLIDMVQTIEVGLVVLDRDYNIQLWNGFMENHSGVSPNSIKGDNLFEKFPGLPASWLKQKMESVFLLKNRTFISWEQRPYVFQFKNYRPVTGRADFMFQNITLLPLASLTGQITHISIIVYDVTDIAVNKLQLKSANEQLEQLSQIDGLTQLYNRRHWQSCMEKEFDRYSRYGDAASLVMIDIDNFKRINDEYGHPAGDKVIQHIAYLLTQALRETDCAGRYGGEEFGVVLSKTTAEDALNFTERLRKRIEASEVTFENRLIKVTVSLGINDLDSAIDSSSNWLSGADKALYVAKQQGRNKSIIYK
- a CDS encoding response regulator: MTIPILICDDSALARKQMARTLPKDWDVEISYATNGAEGLDVIRAGKGEIVFLDLNMPVMDGYEVLQAVQQQDLPALIIVVSGDIQIKAHERVKALGALDFIQKPVSAEAISHILQEYGILTLTQGNKANDTPMMKVDMRDACQEIANVAMGRAADLLAKLLDVFVVLPIPNVNVLEVSELTMALKATERNSTVSGLCQGFIGAGIAGEALLLFHDSSFEDMAKLMGLENPEDINTEIEVMMDTGNVLIGAFLNGISEQLDMKFSQSHPVVLGRHCSVNELIHDNSDKWQRTLAMEIKYRIEDYNIECDLLLLFTEDSIPTLNYKLGYLLD
- a CDS encoding metal ABC transporter permease, with product MFDVELLSILLPALVAGLLVLSTHVLLGQQVLKRGIIFIDLAIAQVAALGAIVSHMDHRVEALPFAHVWMPALFALAGAGVIAWMAKHLVGELEAFIGCFYVLSAVAAMLLLANDPHGAELLKQLMSGQILWVSWSQLVLPAMVSAAIIGIIIVKPRVLDGGGFYFLFALVITLSVELVGVYLVFSTLILPALALNKYQGKTKLAWAYGVGVVGYIAGLVLSASYDLPSGAAIVATLALSALLFRTFLKLRSSTAVGQPANS